A section of the Ornithinimicrobium sufpigmenti genome encodes:
- the hemB gene encoding porphobilinogen synthase — MPQPIQPIQPVQPSRPVPPVSRPHERPRRLRTTPALRRLVAETSVRPAELILPVFVRDGIEEPAPIGSMPGVLQHTPDSLVAAAREAVALGVGGIMVFGVPRPEDKDATGSCGLRPDGVLNVGLRRLRDELGDSTVLMSDLCLDEFTDHGHCGVLTDDGRVDNDATLEVYAQMAVAQAEAGAHVVAPSGMMDGQVRVVREALDQAGHQDVAVLAYTAKYASAAYGPFREAVASTLQGDRATYQQDPANRTESLRELRLDLAEGADMVMVKPALPYLDVLSDVAQASDVPVAAYQVSGEYAMIEAAAAQGWLDRDRMVLETLTSIRRAGAQSVLTYYAVHAARLLQGQGR, encoded by the coding sequence ATGCCCCAGCCGATCCAGCCGATCCAGCCGGTCCAACCGAGCCGGCCGGTCCCGCCGGTCTCGCGTCCGCACGAGCGGCCCCGCCGGCTGCGCACCACCCCGGCCCTGCGCCGGCTGGTCGCGGAGACCAGCGTGCGGCCCGCCGAGCTGATCCTGCCGGTCTTCGTCCGTGACGGGATCGAGGAGCCGGCGCCGATCGGCTCCATGCCGGGCGTGCTCCAGCACACCCCCGACAGCCTGGTCGCCGCCGCCCGGGAGGCGGTAGCGCTGGGTGTCGGCGGCATCATGGTCTTCGGGGTGCCGCGGCCCGAGGACAAGGACGCCACCGGCTCCTGCGGGCTGCGGCCCGACGGGGTGCTCAACGTCGGGCTGCGCCGGCTGCGGGACGAGCTGGGCGACAGCACGGTCCTGATGAGCGATCTGTGCCTGGACGAGTTCACCGACCACGGCCACTGCGGGGTACTCACCGACGACGGGCGCGTCGACAACGACGCCACCCTCGAGGTGTACGCGCAGATGGCGGTCGCCCAGGCGGAGGCCGGTGCCCACGTCGTCGCCCCCAGCGGGATGATGGACGGCCAGGTCCGCGTGGTCCGTGAGGCCCTCGACCAGGCCGGGCACCAGGACGTCGCCGTCCTGGCCTACACCGCCAAGTACGCCTCGGCCGCCTACGGCCCGTTCCGCGAGGCGGTGGCCTCCACCCTGCAGGGCGACCGGGCCACCTACCAGCAGGACCCGGCCAACCGCACCGAGAGCCTGCGCGAGCTGCGCCTCGACCTCGCCGAGGGTGCCGACATGGTCATGGTCAAGCCGGCCCTGCCCTACCTCGACGTGCTCTCCGACGTCGCGCAGGCATCCGACGTGCCGGTCGCGGCCTACCAGGTCAGCGGGGAGTACGCGATGATCGAGGCCGCCGCGGCCCAGGGCTGGCTGGACCGGGACCGGATGGTCCTGGAGACGCTGACCTCGATCCGTCGCGCAGGGGCCCAGAGCGTCCTCACCTACTACGCCGTGCACGCGGCCCGCCTGCTGCAGGGCCAGGGGCGATGA